The following are encoded together in the Paludisphaera mucosa genome:
- a CDS encoding dienelactone hydrolase family protein gives MNETSTQGLIPTSVQIDLGSVRLEGDLAVPENARGVVLFVHGSGSGRRSTRNRRVAECLQAGGLATLLFDLLTEAEEFEERHTGHLRFDIDLLIGRLVAATEWVEARAETRGLKVAYFGASTGGAAALGAAAERPEVAAVVSRGGRPDLTPDASLACVQAPTLLIVGGADAPVLSMNRRTMARMKGPVALEVVPGASHLFEEPGALEQVAKLARAWFELHL, from the coding sequence ATGAATGAGACGTCGACCCAGGGGCTCATCCCGACCTCCGTGCAGATCGACCTCGGCTCGGTGCGGCTCGAAGGGGACCTCGCCGTCCCCGAGAACGCCCGGGGCGTCGTCCTGTTCGTCCATGGCAGCGGCAGCGGCCGACGCAGCACGCGGAACCGCCGCGTGGCCGAATGCCTGCAGGCCGGCGGGCTGGCGACGCTGCTGTTCGACCTGCTCACCGAGGCCGAGGAGTTCGAAGAACGCCACACCGGCCATCTCCGCTTCGACATCGACCTGCTGATCGGCCGGCTCGTGGCCGCGACGGAGTGGGTCGAGGCTCGCGCCGAGACGCGCGGCCTGAAGGTCGCCTATTTCGGCGCCAGCACGGGCGGGGCCGCCGCGCTCGGGGCGGCGGCCGAACGGCCCGAGGTCGCGGCCGTGGTCTCGCGCGGCGGCCGTCCCGACCTGACTCCCGACGCCTCGCTCGCCTGCGTCCAGGCTCCCACGCTCCTGATCGTCGGCGGCGCCGACGCTCCGGTGCTGTCGATGAACCGGCGGACGATGGCCCGGATGAAGGGGCCCGTCGCACTGGAGGTCGTCCCCGGGGCGAGTCATCTCTTCGAGGAGCCCGGCGCGCTGGAGCAGGTCGCGAAGCTGGCCCGAGCATGGTTCGAGCTACACCTCTGA
- a CDS encoding phosphoribosyltransferase — protein sequence MTRETYRDRRDAGRVLATRLTRYAGRLDVLILALPRGGVPVAYEVARALHAPLDVFLVRKLGAPGQPELAFGAIATGGVRLLNANVVEGLGIAPEVVEAITAEESEELRRREREYRGSRPAPDVRGRTVILIDDGLATGASMRAAVAALRRGGPGRVVVAVPVAARSTRDDFGRDVDEMVCARTPEPFHAVGLWYRDFSQTTDEEVCDLLRRAAEDPGPSDRGRREGEGEVRHE from the coding sequence ATGACGCGCGAAACGTATCGCGATCGAAGGGACGCCGGCCGCGTCCTCGCAACCCGGCTGACGCGATACGCCGGGAGGCTCGACGTGCTGATCCTGGCCCTGCCGCGCGGGGGCGTCCCGGTGGCGTACGAGGTGGCGAGGGCCCTGCACGCGCCCCTCGACGTGTTCCTCGTGCGCAAGCTCGGCGCGCCCGGCCAGCCCGAGCTGGCCTTCGGCGCGATCGCGACCGGGGGCGTCCGCCTGCTCAACGCCAACGTCGTCGAGGGGCTCGGCATCGCGCCCGAGGTCGTCGAAGCGATCACTGCGGAGGAGTCGGAGGAGCTGCGACGGCGGGAGCGGGAGTACCGGGGGAGTCGACCCGCGCCGGACGTCCGGGGCAGGACCGTGATCCTGATCGACGACGGCCTGGCCACCGGGGCCAGCATGCGCGCGGCCGTGGCCGCCCTGCGCCGCGGCGGGCCGGGCCGGGTCGTGGTCGCCGTGCCCGTCGCGGCCCGGTCGACGCGCGACGACTTCGGCCGCGACGTCGACGAGATGGTCTGCGCCCGCACCCCGGAGCCATTCCATGCGGTCGGGCTCTGGTACCGCGACTTCTCGCAGACGACCGACGAGGAGGTGTGCGACCTCCTCCGGCGGGCGGCGGAGGATCCCGGGCCGTCGGATCGCGGACGAAGGGAAGGGGAAGGAGAGGTTCGCCATGAATGA